The following are encoded together in the Pseudoxanthomonas sp. YR558 genome:
- the rsmI gene encoding 16S rRNA (cytidine(1402)-2'-O)-methyltransferase: MPAGTLFIVATPIGNLGDLTPRALEVLRSVAAICAEDTRRSGQLLAHFGVSTPLVALHEHNEDALAQRIVERLQAGDALALVSDAGTPLVSDPGFRLVRAARAAGIKVSPLPGACAAIAALSVAGLPSDRFTFEGFLPAKASARREQLQRLAGEARTLVFYESSHRIAESLADMRAAFGDDRPAVLARELTKLFETVLDGTLADLQARVDADDNQRKGEFVVMVQGAPDDETAQLAEGRRVYALLNAHLPPSAAAKLAAEITGAPRKELYGAR, translated from the coding sequence ATGCCCGCCGGAACCCTGTTCATCGTCGCCACCCCGATCGGCAACCTGGGCGACCTGACCCCACGTGCGCTGGAGGTGCTGCGCTCGGTCGCCGCCATCTGCGCCGAAGACACGCGGCGGAGCGGCCAGTTGCTGGCGCACTTCGGCGTCTCCACGCCGCTGGTGGCGCTGCATGAACACAACGAGGACGCCCTGGCGCAGCGGATCGTCGAACGCCTGCAGGCGGGCGATGCGCTGGCGCTGGTCAGCGACGCCGGCACGCCGCTGGTCAGCGACCCCGGGTTCCGCCTGGTGCGCGCCGCGCGCGCGGCCGGGATCAAGGTCAGCCCGTTGCCCGGCGCCTGCGCCGCCATCGCGGCCTTGAGCGTGGCGGGGTTGCCGAGCGACCGCTTCACGTTCGAAGGCTTCCTGCCGGCGAAGGCGTCCGCGCGACGCGAGCAACTGCAGCGCCTGGCAGGTGAAGCCCGTACGCTGGTGTTCTACGAGTCCTCGCACCGCATCGCGGAGTCGCTGGCGGACATGCGCGCCGCGTTCGGCGACGACCGGCCGGCCGTGCTGGCGCGCGAACTGACCAAACTATTCGAAACCGTCCTCGACGGCACCCTGGCCGACCTGCAGGCGCGTGTCGACGCCGACGACAACCAGCGCAAGGGCGAGTTTGTCGTCATGGTGCAGGGCGCGCCGGACGACGAGACGGCGCAGCTCGCCGAGGGTCGTCGCGTCTACGCGCTGCTCAACGCCCACCTGCCGCCGTCGGCCGCCGCCAAGCTCGCTGCCGAGATCACCGGCGCGCCGAGGAAGGAGTTGTATGGCGCGCGGTAG
- a CDS encoding DUF885 domain-containing protein, whose amino-acid sequence MRERLMAAVAMLVVVAVSPAAIAWTQPDARARFGRLVAESQKADDALNPLRLAERGLPPTGAVFVDPQSEAFARQLATNKRAELSGLAGIDRASLAEKDQIAYDAFRYQAEQALGEIDSGIHAIRNLVPLNASFGLHVEFPDYLSGARFKTVEDYEVGLAQLGGFADFMDRTVDRMEQGMAQGYHPPKVVVNNVLGQVEAFLKLPVEENPFYSPVTRFPDAIGAADRSRLEAAYRQAIEGRATPAYERWRTFLRERYLPGATDGAGLWAMKDGERVYASLLAQHTTTKMSAQQIHQLGVAEVARIRAAMEQARQATGFDGDLPAFFEHVRTGPRFYYSKPEDLIDHFERIEKKVWERMPELFSRRPRAEFELRPLPALGDQRGTGYYRAGPPDASEPGVLYFNMAMLNTRPIPTLETLQLHEGVPGHHYQISLVQEDESLPELLRFGQVPATAYTEGWGLYAESLGQELGMFTDPYQWFGHLDMEMLRAVRLVVDTGLHALHWDRQRAIDYMLANTSMAPRDVAVEIDRYITNPGQACAYKVGELKFQELRRRATERLGPDFDIRRFHDQVLDTGALPLDVLEAKIDRWLMSSEGAQ is encoded by the coding sequence ATGCGTGAACGGCTCATGGCCGCTGTCGCGATGCTGGTCGTGGTGGCTGTATCGCCCGCTGCGATCGCGTGGACCCAGCCCGACGCCCGTGCGCGTTTTGGCCGGCTGGTGGCGGAGAGCCAGAAGGCCGATGACGCGCTGAATCCACTGCGTCTCGCCGAGCGCGGCCTGCCCCCGACCGGGGCCGTTTTCGTCGACCCCCAGAGCGAGGCCTTTGCCCGGCAGCTGGCGACGAACAAGCGGGCCGAACTGTCGGGCCTGGCCGGCATAGACCGCGCCTCCCTGGCCGAGAAGGACCAGATCGCCTACGACGCGTTCCGCTACCAGGCCGAGCAGGCGCTCGGCGAAATCGACAGCGGCATCCATGCGATCCGTAACCTGGTGCCGTTGAACGCCTCCTTCGGTTTGCACGTCGAGTTCCCCGACTACCTGTCGGGCGCGCGCTTCAAGACGGTCGAAGACTACGAAGTGGGGCTGGCCCAGCTCGGGGGCTTCGCCGACTTCATGGACCGCACGGTGGATCGGATGGAGCAGGGCATGGCCCAGGGCTATCACCCGCCCAAGGTGGTGGTGAACAACGTCCTGGGGCAGGTCGAGGCCTTCCTGAAGCTGCCGGTCGAGGAAAATCCCTTCTACTCCCCGGTGACGCGTTTCCCTGACGCCATCGGAGCGGCAGACCGCAGCCGCCTGGAGGCCGCGTATCGCCAGGCCATCGAAGGTCGCGCCACTCCGGCCTACGAGCGATGGCGCACGTTCCTGCGCGAACGCTATCTGCCGGGCGCCACCGATGGCGCAGGCCTGTGGGCGATGAAGGACGGCGAGCGGGTCTATGCGTCCCTGCTGGCCCAACACACCACCACGAAGATGAGCGCGCAGCAGATCCACCAGCTCGGCGTGGCTGAAGTGGCCAGGATCCGCGCCGCGATGGAACAGGCGCGCCAGGCGACCGGCTTCGACGGCGACCTGCCGGCCTTCTTCGAACACGTCCGCACCGGGCCCCGGTTCTACTATTCCAAACCGGAAGACCTCATCGACCACTTCGAACGCATCGAGAAAAAGGTCTGGGAGCGGATGCCTGAACTGTTCTCGCGTCGTCCGCGTGCCGAATTCGAGCTGCGTCCGCTGCCGGCGCTGGGAGACCAGAGGGGCACGGGCTACTACCGCGCCGGTCCGCCGGACGCGTCGGAGCCCGGCGTCCTGTACTTCAACATGGCCATGTTGAACACGCGTCCCATCCCGACCCTGGAGACGTTGCAACTGCACGAAGGCGTGCCGGGCCACCACTACCAGATTTCGCTGGTCCAGGAGGACGAGAGCCTGCCGGAGCTGTTGCGTTTCGGCCAGGTGCCGGCCACCGCCTACACCGAGGGCTGGGGCCTGTATGCCGAATCCCTGGGCCAGGAACTGGGCATGTTCACCGATCCCTACCAGTGGTTCGGCCACCTGGACATGGAGATGCTGCGCGCCGTGCGCCTGGTGGTGGACACCGGTCTCCACGCCCTGCACTGGGACCGTCAACGCGCGATCGACTACATGCTGGCCAACACCTCCATGGCACCGCGCGACGTGGCGGTCGAGATCGATCGCTACATCACCAATCCGGGCCAGGCCTGCGCCTACAAGGTGGGTGAGCTGAAGTTCCAGGAGCTCCGGCGCCGCGCGACCGAGCGCTTGGGCCCGGATTTCGACATCCGGCGTTTCCACGACCAGGTGCTGGACACCGGTGCCCTGCCGCTGGATGTGCTGGAAGCCAAGATCGACCGCTGGCTGATGTCGAGCGAGGGGGCGCAGTAG
- a CDS encoding DUF885 domain-containing protein, whose protein sequence is MRRRELLVGAVALGMTWPLAARMAGSNPVSDTTGAAPAEDVRLADLLERHAQALKAEEGGPDRLADYSLAARARHRQATVRRLDELGGIDRAALSAAAALDYDTARFVYEAMADQYGRYGFSDINLRPSPYVVSQMNGAYFWLPEDIGGRSPMKDAADADRYLDRLGQFAVALDQETEQIQHDAGLGVIPPDFILAKTLKQLATLRDAAPNGNALTTSALARARDAGIADLDSRASAIFVGRIVPALQRQSEALAALLPRADDRAGIWAKPDGEAYYASALHSNTTASHAPGDLHQLGLAWVKELSAEIDQLLRAQGLASGSVGERMAALDRDPRFLKPDTEAGRQAIIDYASAHLDRIKGLLPRGFHVIPDRPVEVQRISPAIQDGAPGAFYSASSNPAQPSTIYLNLRSVAENALWRIPTLLHHEGIPGHHFQDSVLREAGGLSLFRRSVRFSAWTEGWALYAEQLADELGAYDGDPVGRIGYLQGQLFRACRVVVDTGIHHARWTRQQAIDWMVANAGEHRDAAEREIDRYCVYPGQACSFMVGKQQIVASREKARQRLGARFDTRVYNDFILASGPLPMDVLGGAAALMAGITGAPRKAL, encoded by the coding sequence ATGCGTCGTCGTGAACTGCTGGTCGGCGCCGTGGCGCTCGGCATGACGTGGCCCCTGGCCGCGCGCATGGCCGGTTCGAATCCTGTCTCCGACACGACGGGGGCTGCGCCAGCCGAGGACGTCCGCCTGGCGGACCTACTGGAACGCCATGCCCAGGCCCTGAAGGCAGAGGAGGGTGGGCCGGATCGTCTGGCCGACTATTCGCTGGCCGCACGCGCGCGTCACCGACAGGCGACGGTGCGGCGCCTGGACGAACTGGGCGGGATCGACCGTGCCGCACTTTCGGCCGCTGCGGCCCTGGACTACGACACGGCCCGCTTCGTTTACGAGGCCATGGCGGACCAGTACGGGCGCTACGGCTTTTCCGACATCAACCTGCGACCCAGCCCTTACGTCGTCAGCCAGATGAACGGTGCCTACTTCTGGCTGCCGGAGGATATCGGCGGACGCTCGCCCATGAAGGACGCGGCGGATGCCGACCGCTATCTGGACAGGCTGGGCCAGTTCGCTGTCGCCCTGGACCAGGAGACCGAACAGATCCAGCACGACGCAGGTCTGGGTGTCATCCCGCCGGATTTCATTCTGGCCAAGACCCTGAAGCAGCTCGCGACCTTGCGCGATGCCGCGCCGAACGGCAATGCACTGACGACGTCGGCGCTCGCGCGTGCACGCGATGCCGGGATTGCCGATCTGGACAGTCGCGCCTCCGCGATCTTCGTCGGGCGTATCGTTCCTGCCCTGCAACGGCAGAGTGAGGCACTCGCGGCCTTGCTGCCCCGCGCCGACGATCGGGCGGGCATCTGGGCCAAGCCCGACGGCGAGGCCTACTACGCTTCGGCTCTGCATTCGAACACCACGGCCAGCCATGCGCCGGGGGACCTGCATCAACTCGGCCTGGCCTGGGTAAAGGAACTGTCTGCGGAGATCGATCAGCTGCTGCGTGCGCAGGGCTTGGCAAGCGGATCGGTAGGTGAGCGCATGGCCGCCCTGGATCGCGACCCGCGCTTCCTCAAGCCGGATACGGAAGCGGGACGCCAGGCGATCATCGACTACGCCAGCGCACACCTGGATCGGATCAAGGGCCTGCTGCCGCGTGGTTTCCACGTGATTCCGGATCGACCGGTCGAAGTGCAGCGCATCTCGCCCGCGATCCAGGACGGCGCGCCGGGCGCTTTCTACAGCGCCAGCAGCAATCCCGCCCAACCCTCGACCATCTACCTCAACCTGCGCTCGGTCGCGGAGAACGCCCTGTGGCGCATCCCGACCCTGCTGCACCATGAGGGGATACCCGGGCACCATTTCCAGGACAGCGTCCTGCGCGAGGCAGGCGGACTGTCGCTGTTCCGGCGGTCGGTGCGTTTTTCGGCCTGGACCGAGGGCTGGGCCCTGTATGCCGAACAACTGGCGGATGAGCTCGGTGCCTATGACGGCGATCCGGTCGGCCGCATCGGTTACCTGCAAGGCCAACTGTTCCGCGCCTGCCGCGTGGTGGTGGACACCGGCATCCATCACGCGCGTTGGACCCGCCAGCAGGCCATCGACTGGATGGTGGCCAACGCCGGCGAACATCGCGACGCCGCCGAGCGCGAGATCGACCGCTATTGCGTCTACCCGGGGCAGGCTTGCAGTTTCATGGTCGGCAAGCAGCAGATCGTTGCTTCGCGCGAGAAAGCGCGGCAGCGCTTGGGGGCGCGGTTCGACACGCGCGTCTACAACGACTTCATCCTGGCGTCCGGGCCGCTTCCGATGGACGTCCTCGGTGGTGCAGCGGCGCTGATGGCGGGGATCACCGGAGCGCCGCGCAAAGCGCTATAG